A segment of the Malaclemys terrapin pileata isolate rMalTer1 chromosome 1, rMalTer1.hap1, whole genome shotgun sequence genome:
CCTTattaagatggggaaactgagcaacataagtgaagtgacttgtccagtgACATTTGTTAAAAGTAGACTGgccttttcttgttttttgtttttcattttaagtttTAAGGGTGAAAGTATGTGCTTtgcctctaaggcctggtctacactaggcgtttatgtcgaagttagcgccgttacatcgaattaaccctgcacccgtccacactgcgatgctatttagttcgacatagaggtctctttaattcgacttctgtactcctccccgacgaggggagtagcgctaaattcgacatggccatgtcgaattaggctaggtgtggatggaaatcgacgctaatagctccgggagctatcccacagtgcaccactctgttgacgctctggacagcagtgcgagctcggatgctctgaccagccacacaggaaaagccccgggaaaatttgaatttgaattccttttcctgtctggccagtttgaatctcatttcctgtctggacatcgtggcgagcacagcagcactggcaacgatgcagagctctccagcagtgatggccgtgcagtctgtgaatagaaacagggccccagcatggactgatcgtgaagtcttggatctcatcgctgtgtggggcgatgagtccgtgctttccgagctgcgatccaaaagaaggaatgcaaagatctacgagaagatctctaaagacatgtcagagagaggatacagccgggatgcaacgcagtgccgcgtgaaaatcaaggagctgagacaaggctaccagaagaccaaagaggcaaacggacgctccggatcccatccccagacatcccgtttctacgaggcactgcattccatcctcggtgcggccgccaccactaccccaccagtgaccgtggactctgaggatgggatagtgtccacggccggttcctcggacatgttaggggacggggaagatgaggaaggagatgaggagggcgaggcagtcggcagtgctcacaacgctgatttccccgacagccaggatctcttcatcacccttacagagatcccctacgaagcgtccccagccgttaccccggacacagaatctggggaaggatcagccagtaagtgttgtaaacatctaaacatttatttttaacaaaacaggaatattaacaattaaaagaatgggttgttcatgattagtgtgccctaggcgcttaacggtttagtcatgggcagtgcaagttttgaaaaaaaatctagcaatgtccggttttcagTGATTGTCCTgcacaagccgctctactgtttattccctgctactgcagctacagtaaaatgcagtctatatgtccggggatagagcagtaatcctcctgggacatctcgatgaagctctcctggaggtaatttgaaagccgttgcatgaggttcctggggagagcggccttattgggtcctccgaagtacgacacgttgccgcgccacgagactatcaagtactcgggaatcattgctctgcacagtagggcggcatacggccctggtctttggaggctttcctggagcattctctctctgtcgctctcagagatcctcatcagggtgatgtcgcccatggtgacctgctttgaattaggtaggggaatgttagtgttgggactgctttcccgttcctttacagaactgtaaccgctggtttgtagccacgcggtggaggcgggagaggggcagccgaaagggatcgttcccggggacagccgtgagggggtgggacaggggcagagttcccgcttgccggattgctggctgCAGGAACTGACatagctttaaatgtgaaatgaggccagtggtaatataaaagttttaaactgccacaagtgtacggcttaccatgtctgcctgcaacagaaattccgttgtgctgccccgcttctcaaatgtgctgtgcaagaccccaggcactgaatgcgaaggccgagaattcgaccttgtgctgagtgcgcatgtgataggtgctgtgcatggtcttgttcacagagaaagactatgttctttgttcacaactacatttatctttctgaggaattcactccctttttcccatttccacagccccatctgcgactgtctcacaacctagcctggaatcacactcccagaggctagcgcggattaggcgtaggaagaagaggacacgggaggacatgttctctgagcttatggcctgttcccaagcccaggccgcacagcagacccagtggcgggagaacttgacccgaatgcaccaaaccaacatggatcgggaggagaggtggcggcaggaagaccagcaggcgactcaaatgctgcttggactactgagggagcaaacggacacgctccggcgccttgtggatgttctgcaggaacggaggcaggaggacagagccccgctgcagtccatctctaaccgccctccccccgccaccaagtcccatacccacctcacccaaagtgcaaagaaggagaggcggcagagtccctgctaactctcactccacccctgcagagagctctagtagcagaaggctctcatttcccaaaatttgaaaagttctttccttcccgcctgacacaagcccccgtccaagtttcacctcccaatGCCATGTATagctgataataaaaaatacgtttctgttaactactgtttcaatcatgtgtaacccttctgcccatctaagttggcagcaacaagggccgggttctgtatctaggggttccgtttcaataacgcaatgcaaaaccggctcgagcccccacccagtgacctgggacaattacataccaccccctgggcacctctaagaggcaatacttcccctctcgcaagcacggagtctgagtgtaacagaaagtgtttaataacatgaggtaaacaacatcagcattaaatggaaaaacaccacaactagagtttttagaccaaaccatgagcgaagacccacccccgcaaattgggccgtgtcctctcccgttggttcttgaaagcagcgacccaagaatcaccaaagtcccaaaagtccaccaatcccaaagtctcttgggtccagcaacccaagaatcacaaaagtcccaaaagtccgacaaccccccaaaaagtctctgtccatgatcagtgcagccccagagttcaaaggggggggggtgagcagggtgttaaggggcaccttacgtgatccgaggccaaccggctgcttctccgtggggttccactgcagccttcaccacgaactgctccactccacccgcagtcccacaaactgctctggcagctgctccgctccgctcaccgacctgtgagctgcgccgctccgctcaccgacctgtgagctgcgccgctccgctcaccgacctgtgagccgctccgctccgctcaccgacctgtgagccgtgccgctccgctcaccgacctgtgagctgcgccgctccgctcaccgacctgtgagccgctccgcttcgctccagccatcccttgggccgctcccacaaggctctgctctgctagctgctcctccagccgctccgctcaccgacctgtgagctgctccgctccgctcacccccgctaagctaagttagcttagcaatatagcttcaggctcccccactagttaacacagcctcagtgatctcagctcttaaatagctttagctcttttgtgatttcagctcttagtgatttcagctagtagtaggggagccccagtgctggtgcactattggcccaaagtgaactcagctcagcagtctgtaactagactcctaatggaatcaaagttagctctgacattcaacagtggagagaggaggtagtgcaattggtgttttaaccccctcagggagggggccacaccatcaggtacaaatacctgtccccatcctctctcaattcactgggttttgtaacccatgccccttgacaagcaaatgctacttaggtaatggtgaatgactcactcagtccttctgtcatacaccagttccactggccttgattcacagaatcagggtaacaaaactttattcttcctgccccaatagcagagaaactggggatcccacaccagccaaagtaaccactttgagttgctgttgtttcctgccaggcgagtgggtgtgcctatgcaaacaagatcagcccctggagttcttttccacactcgccataattcaccaccagatgtcagggtagagctcatcctgactctgcttacatcctccccccagccgaaaatttgtcgtcccgacaaatcacactccctattataacaactcactggttccctccaaagggcctcagatagcccactttagcttccacaagcctgtgtgctaaacatattggttcctcactatttaccccaggtgcatcataagtcaaccgtt
Coding sequences within it:
- the LOC128836885 gene encoding uncharacterized protein LOC128836885 — translated: MQSSPAVMAVQSVNRNRAPAWTDREVLDLIAVWGDESVLSELRSKRRNAKIYEKISKDMSERGYSRDATQCRVKIKELRQGYQKTKEANGRSGSHPQTSRFYEALHSILGAAATTTPPVTVDSEDGIVSTAGSSDMLGDGEDEEGDEEGEAVGSAHNADFPDSQDLFITLTEIPYEASPAVTPDTESGEGSATPSATVSQPSLESHSQRLARIRRRKKRTREDMFSELMACSQAQAAQQTQWRENLTRMHQTNMDREERWRQEDQQATQMLLGLLREQTDTLRRLVDVLQERRQEDRAPLQSISNRPPPATKSHTHLTQSAKKERRQSPC